A window of Pseudomonadota bacterium genomic DNA:
ACGACGACCGGCTCGCCGGCGGGGGCGCCGGCGAGGGACATGGGTGCCGCGAAGATGGTGCTCAGGTCCTCGTCGCGCCACACCGCGACGGCGACGTCGCCGCTCACCGCGAGCGCGACGTCCGAGGAGTTCGCGGAGATGGCCGCGTCACCCGAGATGATCTGCGGCGTGCCCGGCACCCCCGCGGCGGAAACGGTGGCGGACATGAGGCGCATCGCGTCCGTGGCGTCGCTCTCCCCAAAGGCCGCGAGCCACCCGTCCGGCGTCTTGGCGATCGCGGGTCGGCCGCGCATGGCGCGGTTCGAGGTCGTGAGCCGTATCGGGTCGGCCGCGGCGGGCGTGCCCGCGGCGTCGAGCGCCGCGAAGGCGACCTCGACCGAGCACGAGGGGGGGGCGTCCGGGTTGCACGCGGTGTCCCAGCGGCTGTCGAGCCACAGGAGGCCGAACGCCCCGTCCCGCGCCGCCACGGCGGGCAGGAGCGCGTTCGCGGAGGACGCGAACGGCTCGACGGGCGCGATCGCCGGCGCGAGCGGGTCGTACGGGGTGACCTGGATCCGCCACTGCTCGGGCATGCCGTCCTCCTGCGGATCGTACGACCAAACGATCAGCCCCGACGCGCCCAGGAGCTCGACGTCGGGCGTCCGGCCGTCGCCGTCGCCGCTCGTCTCCGCGTTGAAGACATCGACGGTGCAGAGGGCGGGGAGGTCCGGCGGGGTCTCGTTCTCCCCGGTGTCGGTGTCCGTATCCGTGTCGGTGTCGGCGTCGGTGTCGGTGTCCGTATCCGTATCCGTCCCGGAATCGTATCCCGAATACTCGTCCTCGCCGCCGCCGCACGAGAGGAAGAGCGCCGCGAGCGCGAGCAGAGAGCAGCCGCGAGGGCGATCGACGAGGGTCATGTTTTTACCCTTTCTGAAAAGAAACCGTTGAATTGAACGTAATCTAAATGTACGAAATTCACCTGATGGCAACACCCTTTTTTCAGCGCCTCGCCCTTCCGCTCGTCGTTCTTGGGCTGGCCGCCCTCGGCTGCGCGGGGGTCGTCGACAAGTGGGAGGGGACCGTGGACGCCTCCTTCCGCTACCGCACGGCCGAGAAGCAGACGATCGTCGGCGACGTCCAGAAGGGCTCGCTCGCCGAGCGAGCGGGGCTCCTGCGCAATGACGTCGTCGTCGCGGTGGACGGCGTCGACGTGACGAGCGCGACCGCAGAGCAGGTGCTCGCCGCGGTCCGCGGGCCGTCGGGCAGCATCGCGCGGCTGACGGTGTCGCGCGACGGCGGGCTCGTGGAGGTGGCCGTCGAGAGGACGCCGCGCGCGAGGGCGGACGCCTTGGGGAAGGCCGCTGCGGGATCGTCCGAATGACACCCGACATCCGAGGCTCATGCGCCCACAGCTCGCACACCGGATAGGCACCTGCATCGTCGTCGTGGCGCTCGCCGCGTCCGTGTACATCGCGTTCTTCAAGGTCGGCGGCGGCGGCTTCGGGCAGGGCCCGGAGCGGCGGGTCGAGGCGCCCGTCCCGGAGGCCTCCGCGGACCTCCCGGACGACGGCAGCTCGCTCCGCTCGACGTACAGGACCATCAACCTCGTCCAGAAGCACTACATCGACCCGACGCGCATCGATCCCCGGGCGATGCTGCTCGCCGCCATGCGGGCGGTGCAGGAGTCGGTCGCGGAGGTGATCGTGCGGGAGGACGGGGACGCGCTCGTCGTGGGGCTCGGTGCCGAGGAGCGCCGCTTCGCGCTCGGGGACGTCGGGACGCCCTGGATCCTGCTGCAGCGGATCCGGGAGATCTTCGCCTTCATGCAGGCGCGCCTCTCGAGCCAGGACGTCGACTTCCAGGAGATCGAGTACGCCGCGATCAACGGCATGCTGGAGCGGCTCGATCCGCACACTTCGCTCCTGCCGCCCGACGTGTACCGCGACATGAAGGACAAGACGCAGGGGAACTTCGGCGGGCTCGGCATCGTGATCTCGATCCGCGAC
This region includes:
- a CDS encoding PDZ domain-containing protein, yielding MATPFFQRLALPLVVLGLAALGCAGVVDKWEGTVDASFRYRTAEKQTIVGDVQKGSLAERAGLLRNDVVVAVDGVDVTSATAEQVLAAVRGPSGSIARLTVSRDGGLVEVAVERTPRARADALGKAAAGSSE